From the genome of Brevibacterium sp. JSBI002, one region includes:
- a CDS encoding zinc-binding dehydrogenase — MRAIVFDQFSVRPRLDEISAPTAPDAGVVIDVEATGVCRSDHHAWAGHDATIALPHVPGHELVGRVASAGVGVQDFRVGQRVTVPFVCGCGSCRWCVSGNAQVCPDQTQPGFTHFGSWADQVVIRNADANLVAVPEDLPAAAVVGLGCRFATAFHGLRVRARLAADETVAVFGCGGVGLSAIMIARALGAKVVAIDVSDAALESASEFGAERCVNARDLSPEGLSAEVVAQFASTDPDGVAVTVDALGREDTIRAAVGALAPLGRHVQIGLLPAEPVVDLPRVIALELSVLGSHGMAAAEYPELVDLVVQGRLRPQDLVTNVIGLDEAPAAMEAMGSPAASAGMTIIDLAR, encoded by the coding sequence ATGCGTGCCATTGTCTTCGATCAGTTCTCCGTCCGTCCCCGACTCGATGAGATTTCCGCTCCCACGGCCCCCGATGCCGGCGTCGTCATCGATGTCGAAGCCACCGGGGTGTGCCGCAGCGATCATCACGCGTGGGCCGGCCACGATGCGACGATCGCTCTCCCCCACGTGCCCGGGCATGAGCTGGTCGGTCGGGTCGCCTCGGCGGGTGTGGGCGTACAGGACTTCCGTGTCGGCCAGCGTGTGACCGTTCCTTTTGTGTGCGGGTGCGGGAGCTGCCGCTGGTGCGTTTCGGGCAATGCGCAGGTGTGTCCCGATCAGACGCAGCCGGGATTCACACATTTCGGGTCGTGGGCGGATCAGGTCGTCATCCGCAATGCCGATGCCAACCTCGTGGCCGTGCCCGAGGATCTGCCGGCCGCGGCCGTCGTCGGGCTCGGGTGCCGATTCGCCACGGCCTTCCACGGTCTACGGGTGCGGGCTCGGCTTGCCGCGGACGAGACGGTCGCCGTCTTCGGCTGCGGCGGGGTGGGGCTGTCGGCGATCATGATCGCCCGGGCCCTCGGCGCGAAGGTGGTCGCCATCGACGTCAGCGATGCGGCCCTGGAATCCGCCAGTGAGTTCGGTGCCGAACGATGCGTCAACGCACGGGATCTCAGTCCCGAGGGGCTGAGCGCCGAGGTGGTTGCGCAGTTCGCGTCGACCGATCCTGACGGGGTGGCCGTGACCGTTGATGCCCTGGGTCGGGAGGACACGATTCGGGCGGCGGTCGGTGCCCTGGCACCCCTGGGTCGGCATGTGCAGATCGGACTGCTGCCTGCCGAACCGGTCGTCGATCTGCCGCGGGTGATCGCTCTCGAGCTCAGCGTGCTCGGCTCTCACGGAATGGCCGCGGCCGAGTACCCGGAGCTCGTCGACCTCGTCGTTCAGGGGCGCTTGCGACCGCAGGATCTCGTCACGAATGTCATCGGCCTCGACGAAGCGCCCGCGGCGATGGAAGCGATGGGCTCCCCCGCTGCCTCGGCGGGGATGACGATCATCGACTTGGCGCGCTGA
- a CDS encoding HIT family protein, producing MSSDCIFCAIVAGAAPSAPIAETESTFAFMDIRPGSDGHLLVVPKRHSTDLRDIPAEDLSAVVLESQRIAKHAFDAWGADGVNLLNCCGADAWQTVFHFHMHVIPRYRDKDKDRLRLPFEPGVRGDQELIGSLAASIRAALGEG from the coding sequence ATGAGCAGCGACTGCATTTTCTGTGCGATCGTCGCAGGTGCCGCACCGAGTGCGCCGATCGCCGAGACCGAATCGACCTTCGCGTTCATGGACATCCGGCCCGGGTCCGATGGGCATCTGCTCGTCGTTCCGAAACGTCACAGCACGGACCTGCGGGATATCCCGGCCGAGGATCTGTCCGCGGTGGTGCTTGAGTCCCAGCGCATCGCCAAGCACGCTTTCGACGCGTGGGGAGCAGATGGCGTCAACCTCCTCAACTGCTGTGGTGCCGATGCATGGCAGACGGTCTTCCACTTCCATATGCACGTCATTCCGCGCTACCGGGACAAGGACAAAGACCGCCTGAGGCTGCCGTTCGAACCCGGCGTCCGCGGAGATCAGGAGCTCATCGGCTCACTGGCCGCGAGCATCCGCGCGGCACTGGGCGAGGGATGA
- a CDS encoding maltokinase N-terminal cap-like domain-containing protein: protein MADIYAAQLNPGKLDVVTDWVAKQDWAAELDLAANPLEAVTAYRFDDPAGEVGIEIHIVKSGDQLLQVPLTYRGAPLEGADEAFVANMDHSVLGKRWVYAGMGDPLFRQRLDHTIATASTAAKQYRVDAEGNRGEEITEVAHAFGTGPLPGAGDVEILYRLSPESPAEKSDAGLLLGRWDGQDTNVVLAIMV, encoded by the coding sequence ATGGCAGATATCTACGCAGCTCAGCTCAATCCCGGCAAGCTCGACGTCGTCACCGACTGGGTTGCCAAGCAGGACTGGGCCGCCGAGCTCGACCTCGCGGCGAACCCGCTCGAGGCTGTTACCGCGTACCGCTTCGACGACCCTGCCGGCGAAGTGGGCATCGAGATCCACATCGTGAAGAGCGGCGACCAATTGCTGCAGGTGCCGCTGACCTACCGCGGAGCACCGCTCGAAGGTGCCGACGAAGCATTCGTGGCGAACATGGATCACTCGGTGCTCGGCAAGCGGTGGGTCTACGCCGGCATGGGCGACCCGCTGTTCCGGCAGCGCCTCGACCACACCATCGCCACCGCGTCGACCGCAGCGAAGCAGTACCGCGTCGATGCTGAGGGCAACCGGGGAGAAGAGATCACCGAGGTGGCCCACGCCTTCGGGACGGGACCTCTGCCGGGTGCCGGCGACGTCGAGATCCTCTACCGCCTGTCGCCCGAGTCTCCGGCGGAGAAGTCCGACGCCGGTCTGCTGCTGGGCCGCTGGGACGGTCAGGACACGAACGTCGTCCTCGCCATCATGGTCTGA